In Nymphaea colorata isolate Beijing-Zhang1983 chromosome 5, ASM883128v2, whole genome shotgun sequence, one genomic interval encodes:
- the LOC116254964 gene encoding agamous-like MADS-box protein AGL29, which yields MAGKKDGKSGKSKMGRQKIEIKKITNEEARQVCFSKRRHGLIKKAGELCILCGAEVAIIVFSPAGKAFSYGDPSVDSVINRFRDPSSFVSGPPDAHRVANVQELNSQHEKLVQQIEVEKKRRLELQKQQRSEARGHTGRLWDADVDSLSPEQLEEFKGALEEMRSALAKRTDELMMGMAMMHLPSTVHHHQFIPPSLASPASYASNSSIAPLPSNCFLNGYNTNSMIMPFANNSNAFMGPSSLHETMPNSGDYFVNNQFAGRPFYRL from the coding sequence ATGGCCGGGAAGAAGGATGGAAAAAGCGGCAAATCAAAAATGGGTCGACAGAAGATAGAGATTAAGAAGATAACGAACGAGGAGGCTCGTCAGGTCTGCTTTTCGAAACGACGGCACGGGCTCATCAAAAAGGCTGGAGAGCTCTGCATCCTCTGTGGGGCAGAGGTTGCCATCATCGTCTTTTCCCCTGCAGGCAAGGCTTTCTCTTACGGCGACCCCTCTGTCGACTCTGTCATCAACCGCTTCCGCGATCCTTCCTCCTTCGTTTCCGGCCCTCCCGACGCCCATCGCGTCGCCAACGTTCAGGAGCTCAACAGCCAGCACGAAAAGCTCGTCCAACAGATCGAGGTGGAGAAGAAGCGCCGCCTCGAGCTGCAGAAGCAGCAGCGGAGCGAGGCGCGCGGCCACACAGGCCGCCTCTGGGACGCCGACGTGGACAGCCTCTCGCCGGAGCAACTGGAGGAGTTCAAGGGCGCGCTCGAGGAGATGAGGTCGGCTCTCGCCAAGCGCACCGACGAACTCATGATGGGAATGGCGATGATGCACCTGCCCTCCACCGTTCACCACCACCAGTTTATTCCGCCGTCGCTCGCTTCTCCTGCTTCCTATGCTTCTAATTCCTCCATTGCTCCTCTGCCTTCCAACTGCTTCCTCAATGGGTACAACACCAACTCCATGATAATGCCCTTCGCTAACAACAGCAACGCCTTCATGGGGCCTTCAAGCCTTCACGAAACCATGCCAAACTCCGGCGACTATTTCGTCAATAACCAGTTTGCCGgccgtcccttctaccggcttTGA
- the LOC116254065 gene encoding 30S ribosomal protein S31, chloroplastic, with amino-acid sequence MALALVGNLLSMPTHRHLPDISSLSITRHSTVGFPVSSPSSSSLSLVVSPLPQTHHLVYCGRGDKKTAKGKRFRHSYGNARPRNKKKGRGPARPPTTPAPPRKDRFDDGEIIKIELDESLFSN; translated from the exons ATGGCGCTCGCGCTGGTCGGAAACCTTCTCTCTATGCCCACCCATCGCCACCTTCCCGAcatttcttctctctctatcacAAGGCATTCTACTGTGGGATTCCCCGTCTCCTCTCCGTcatcatcttctctctctctcgtcgtTTCTCCCCTTCCTCAAACCCACCATCTTg TGTACTGTGGTCGTGGGGATAAGAAGACCGCCAAAGGGAAACGTTTCAGACACTCATATGGCAAT GCGAGGcccagaaacaagaagaaagggagagggCCTGCGAGGCCGCCCACCACCCCAGCGCCGCCAAGGAAGGACCGCTTCGATGATGGGGAGATCATCAAGATTGAACTGGACGAGTCTTTGTTCTCTAACTAG
- the LOC116254064 gene encoding uncharacterized protein LOC116254064, producing MLVSSRHFFPSLNPTVRRQFHHRTPPLPTIVSLAALLLLLTILLASANFSIHGSPAHAQHRRLKPFQRTHQSFLQVEQELGGWQSKHAIDPHCLLPPLNVSADERMSWFRRNLPTFKIIHPGRSSRRFAKAASEFFSIGCEIRFFMTWISSTESFGQRELFSLESLFKQHPFACLLILSRSMDSGRGRRILKPLSARGYRVMALAPDLQFLFNGTPAELWFKELRKGNVDPGEIPLAQNLSNLLRIAVLYKFGGVYVDTDVIILRSFSSLRNSIGAQSMIAETGEWRRLNNAVLVFDKNHPLLFKFIQEFSLTFDGTKWGHNGPYLVSRVASRVAGRPGFNFTILPPMAFYPVDWSRIGGYFRQPATPAASRWVEAKLVHLHQETYAIHLWNRQSNRIAIENGSIIHRLISDHCIFCEY from the coding sequence ATGTTGGTAAGCTCCCGGCATTTTTTTCCCTCGCTGAATCCCACTGTTCGCCGACAATTCCATCACAGGACGCCTCCCCTGCCGACCATCGTTTCCCTTGCtgctcttcttctccttctcacGATCCTGCTTGCCTCTGCCAATTTTTCGATCCACGGGAGTCCTGCTCATGCGCAGCATAGAAGATTGAAGCCCTTCCAACGTACCCACCAGAGCTTCTTGCAGGTGGAACAAGAACTGGGTGGTTGGCAGTCGAAACATGCAATCGATCCCCattgtcttcttcctcctcttaaTGTCTCTGCAGATGAGAGGATGTCATGGTTTAGAAGGAACCTCCCCACGTTTAAGATAATCCACCCGGGCCGCTCGTCGCGCCGTTTCGCAAAGGCGGCTAGCGAATTCTTCTCAATAGGATGCGAAATCCGGTTCTTCATGACATGGATTTCATCAACGGAATCGTTCGGACAGAGGGAGCTCTTCTCCCTGGAGTCGCTCTTCAAGCAACACCCTTTTGCCTGTCTGCTCATCCTCTCGAGGAGCATGGACTCCGGCCGCGGCCGCCGGATACTGAAACCGCTATCTGCTAGAGGTTACCGGGTAATGGCGCTGGCGCCCGATTTGCAGTTTCTGTTTAACGGCACGCCGGCTGAGCTCTGGTTCAAGGAATTGAGGAAGGGGAACGTCGACCCGGGTGAGATCCCACTTGCTCAGAACCTGTCCAACCTGCTGAGGATCGCCGTTCTTTACAAATTTGGTGGTGTTTACGTCGACACGGATGTCATAATACTGAGAAGCTTTTCTAGTCTCAGGAATTCTATAGGAGCTCAGTCAATGATCGCAGAGACAGGGGAATGGAGGCGACTGAACAACGCCGTTCTGGTTTTTGATAAAAACCACCCACTGTTATTCAAGTTCATCCAGGAATTCTCACTCACGTTTGACGGGACCAAGTGGGGACATAATGGCCCCTATCTGGTTTCAAGGGTGGCCTCAAGGGTGGCAGGCAGGCCAGGTTTTAACTTCACCATCCTCCCTCCCATGGCTTTTTACCCTGTGGATTGGAGTAGAATTGGCGGGTACTTCCGGCAGCCGGCAACGCCGGCGGCATCAAGGTGGGTGGAGGCCAAGCTTGTTCATCTCCATCAGGAGACCTACGCGATTCATTTGTGGAACAGACAGAGTAACAGAATTGCAATTGAGAATGGGAGCATCATTCACAGATTAATTTCCGATCACTGTATTTTCTGCGAGTACTAA